Proteins from one Nyctibius grandis isolate bNycGra1 chromosome 2, bNycGra1.pri, whole genome shotgun sequence genomic window:
- the LOC137676879 gene encoding zinc finger protein 3-like, which yields MDQGEEQDREALQETHMGGERGPLPDHRASADQQDTWAAGSRGGEEQFRDSSGNQCGSPEAQRGDSDEEEEAQLPCSDVSLLKRQERRVAAASRRAPRAERPTICSECGKGFSRSIHLIQHQRMHTGERPFLCGDCGKGFSQSSHLIQHRRVHTGQKPYTCAECGKSFSQSSNLLKHQRIHTGLKPYVCSECGKIFSDSSTCIKHQRMHTGERPYKCPACGKSFSQHSHLLQHQRAHDGIRPYACGQCGKRFGQSSDLINHARTHTGEKPYKCSQCGRGFSGHSNLIKHTRIHTGEQPYHCTQCGESFRFQPQLVRHQKHHTE from the coding sequence GTGGTGAGCGAGGTCCCCTTCCAGATCACCGTGCAAGCGCAGATCAGCAGGACACGTGGGCAGCAgggtccagaggaggagaggaacagTTCAGGGACAGCAGTGGAAATCAGTGCGGTTCCCCAGAGGCGCAGCGAGGTGACAgtgatgaggaagaagaggctCAGCTGCCTTGCTCGGATGTCAGCCTGCTGAAAAGACAGGAGAGAAGGGTGGCAGCAGCCTCGCGGCGAGCCCCTCGTGCAGAGCGGCCCACCATCTGCTCTGAGTGTGGCAAGGGCTTCAGTCGGAGCATCCACCTCATCCAGCACCAGCGAATGCACACAGGGGAGCGCCCATTCCTGTGCGGGGACTGTGGCAAGGGCTTCAGCCAGAGCTCCCATCTCATCCAGCACCGTCGGGTCCACACGGGCCAGAAACCCTACACCTGTGCTGAGTGTGGGAAGAGCTTCAGCCAGAGCTCCAACCTCCTCAAGCACCAGCGCATCCACACCGGGCTCAAACCTTACGTGTGCAGCGAGTGCGGGAAGATCTTCAGCGACAGCTCCACCTGCATCAAACACCAGCGTATgcacacgggcgagcggccctacaAGTGCCCAGCCTGCGGGAAGAGCTTCAGCCAGCACTCGCACCTCCTTCAGCACCAGCGAGCCCACGATGGCATCCGGCCTTACGCCTGTGGGCAGTGTGGCAAACGTTTTGGGCAGAGCTCTGACCTCATTAACCACGCTCGTACCCACACCGGCGAGAAGCCTTACAAGTGCAGCCAGTGTGGCCGGGGCTTCAGTGGCCACTCCAACCTGATCAAGCATACCCGCATCCACACTGGGGAGCAGCCATACCACTGCACCCAGTGTGGGGAAAGCTTTCGGTTCCAGCCCCAGCTGGTGCGCCACCAGAAGCACCATACAGAGTAG